The Streptomyces sp. NBC_00576 genome contains the following window.
CGAAGATCGGTCTGCCGGAGGGAATCGACGGGGCTGCCTGGCAGGCGGACGGATTCCGGCTCATCATGATCGCCCGAACCGACGTGCCGACGCGCCAGCGCTTCACCCTCGCCCACGAACTCGGACACATCCTGGCCAGGGACGCCCAAGACCTCCTGACGGAGACGCATCTGTCCCCGGGACACCAGAAGGACCTGACGGAAGTGCGCGCCAACGTGTTCGCCGCCAACCTTCTGATGCCCCGGAGCGAGATCAGTTCAGCGGTACGCGAAGACGACCTCACGGACGAGCAACTCACCACACTGGTCGTGCACTTCCAGGTGTCACCCAGCGCACTCGCGGCACGGCTCGTTCAGTTGGGCGTCATCGCACCGGAGACGGCGAACAGACTGCGCGGCCTCACGACCCAGACCTGCCACTGGCTCACCGGACAGAGCGACCTCTTCGAGGCCAACAAGACGTGGGCACTGGCCAGACGACTGCCCTTCCGCCCCGCGCAGTTGCTGTACGAGGCATACCTCGCCGGCGACACCACCCTGCGCCCGCTGGCCGCGTACACAGGCGTGGACGTGGACGAGATCCGTGAGTTGCTCGAACCCGAACCGGTTCCACCAGAGGGCGCGACATCCACCACCGACGTGGGCGAAGGGGACCTGGTCTTCCAGCCATGACGCGCCACTGCTGGTTTCCCGACAACACCGTGCTGTGCAATTTTTCCGCCGTCGACCGTCTGAGCCTTCTGGAGAAGGTTCTCGACGGCCGCGGCCGTTGGACACAGGCCGTCGCGGCCGAGGCCGAGCAGTCGAAACGGTACTGGCCAAAGCTGAGCCAAGTACTCGCCGACGGATGGCTCGGCGAGCCAATCGAGATCGACGACCCCGCTGAAATCGTCCTGGTGGACCGTATGCGCCGCGTTGTCTTCGCGGGGTCCCCGTCCCGGCCACTGCAGCACCTGGGCGAGGCGGAGACACTGGTCGTCATCGAGCACCGCCGCGGGTTCGAAAGCTCCGTGTGGATCACTGACGACGGCGAAGCCGGCCACTATGCGCGTCGCAAGGGCATCTGCGTCAAGAACACGGTCGACCTCATGCGGGAGGCCGTCGTGGGCGGCCTCGTCATGGCGGACGACGGCCACCGCCTCCTCCTGGGAATGGAACAGGCGGGACGTCACCTGCGGGGTGTTCCGCACAGGGCGGATGACCTGTTGCGCTGAGGCGGGCCGCGGGGGTGCACGTACCGGCCGTCGCCTCGCCTCGGCCGCCTGGCGCAGCCCAGCAGACTGCCTCGGGCGCCGGAGTTCCGCGCGATCCGATCCGGCCGGCCTCAACGGGATGCGGTTGAAGCTTCGCCAGGTGCGCGCTCATGTCGCTGATCAGTTCGTCGACCTCTTCGAGGTCGAGCGTCGGGCGTCCGGGCGACTGCAGTCGCGTGAGTGAGAGTTCCTGGTTCTTGCTCTCGCAGGCAGGCCGCAGGTGCGGTCCTCCCCGGACGCGATCAGTCGACGTCCGGATCGTCGGACTCTTCGAGGAGGCGGGCCGCGAGGTCGTCGGCCCATTCCACGGCCCACGTGCGGAGAGCGGCGATTGCGGCATCGTCGAGGCCGTAGGCGGCGAAGGCTTCGTCGTCGGTCCACTCGGCGCCCGTGAGGTTCGACTGTAGATCCTCGCGCTCGAATCGCCCGCGGGCGTGGCGGCGGCCGAACTCCTCGAGTTCGGCATTGGTCCAGCGGTGGGAGGCCGCGAACACGTCGATCAGGTC
Protein-coding sequences here:
- a CDS encoding ImmA/IrrE family metallo-endopeptidase, whose amino-acid sequence is MTETVTDRVRKVMGTAPVNQAAFAETIGLTPDKLSKSLGGVRRFTSLDLARIAEFGSTTVDWLLTGREPLRPTVAARTSAPAVGEHGRGRLNDLVERFTTAHEVIDLLGLSPDLPELPPVRTDLKRYVDQGVALAEDALARLASTGSSTVGGLDTADLLQAMEHTFGVDVAKIGLPEGIDGAAWQADGFRLIMIARTDVPTRQRFTLAHELGHILARDAQDLLTETHLSPGHQKDLTEVRANVFAANLLMPRSEISSAVREDDLTDEQLTTLVVHFQVSPSALAARLVQLGVIAPETANRLRGLTTQTCHWLTGQSDLFEANKTWALARRLPFRPAQLLYEAYLAGDTTLRPLAAYTGVDVDEIRELLEPEPVPPEGATSTTDVGEGDLVFQP